The DNA window ATCTCGACCGCGGGCGGGATTTCGTTCGACGAACTCGACGCCGACTTCATGATCCGCCGCTTGCCCGGCGTCTTCGCCGCCGGCGAAATGCTCGACTGGGAAGCGCCGACCGGCGGCTATCTGCTGCAGGCCTCGTTCGCGACGGGAGCGGCGGCGGGGAAGGGCGTGCTGAAATATCTCGCCGTCATTGCGAGCGAAGCGAAGCAATCCATATAGCCGAGCGCAGTCTGGATTGCTTCGTCGCTGCGCTCCTCGCAATGACGTCGAAAGGCCGCTCTAGCGCAACTTCCCCCGCGCCGCGACCGGCAAAGTGCCGATGATCTCGTCGCCGCGCACCATCACCACCTCGTCCATCATGTTGACGACCACGCAAACATGGTTCGGCACGATCCGCACGACGTCGCCGACATTGGGCCGGGTATTGCTGCGCGCCAGATCAAGGAAGCCATGCTCTTCGGCAAACCGCGCGATCTTCGCCTCGGGATGTTCGAGGATCAGCCCGTGACCGTCGAGCCCGCCGCCGGTATCCGAGGTCAGGGTTTTCGAGCCGGCGTCGAGGATGCCGCGCTCCGCGCCGGCGCGGCTGACGACGGTCGAATAGATCGTGAGCGCGCAATCGTCCCAGCTCGCGACGCCGGCGGCGACCTGCATCCGGTCGTTGTAGATGTAGGTGCCGGGCCGATGCTCGGTGGCGCCCTTGAGTTTGCCGACATTTTTCAGGTTCGGCGTGCCGCCGGTCGAGACCATCGCCGCGTCGAGCCCGTGCGCGCGCACGCCGGCCAAGGCCTCATCGAAAAACTTTTGCGCTTCAGTCCAGCCGGTTTCGGTCGGATACAGCATGAAGCCGCCGAAGAGCAGGCCTTTCGAGGCACCGATCTCGCGCGCGAGCGCGATCGCTTCCGCCGGCGTTTCCACGCCGGCGCGTTTGCGCCCCGTGTCGCACTCGACCACCACCGAGAGCGGGCGGCCCGAGGCTGCCGCCGCCTGCGGCAGGCCCGCCACCACTACTGAATTGTCGGCGGCCACGGTCATGTTGGCCTTGGCCTGCAGCGCGCCGAGCCTTGCCATTTTTACCTCGCCGATCAGATTGTAGCTGATCAGGATGTCGTCGACGCCGGCGTCGGCCATGACCTCGGCTTCGCCGAGTTTCTGGCAGGTGATGCCCCGGGCGCCGGCGGCGATCTGAAGTTTTGCCAGCAGCGGGCTCTTGTGGGTCTTGATATGCGGGCGGTTGGCGACGCCGGCCGCGTCGCAGGCGGCCTGAATCCGCGCGATGTTGCGCTCGACCCGGTCCATGTCGATGACCGCGGCAGGCGTGCCGTAGTCGCGGGCAATCTTGGCGGCGAGGGGCGTGGTCATGGGTTAGGCTCCAGTTGTTCCTCCTCGTCATTGCGAGCCACCGGGTCGGCGCAAAGCGCCGCCCGATGACAGGCTCCTCGAAGCAATCCATCTATCCGGGTGCAAAATGGATTGCTTCGTCGCTGCGCTCCCCGCAATGACAGCAGAAATTGTTCGATGGGTCAGGCCTGTTCGATCTCTTCGCGCAGTACTTCAAGTTCCAGCCACTTGTCCTCGGCCTCCTGCAGCTCCTTTTGCGCCTTGGTGAGTGCATCGGAGGCAGTATCAAATTTCTTGCGATTCTTCTGGTAGAGGTTGGGATCGTCAAGATGGCGCTGCTGTTTGGCGATTTCGGCCTGTAGCTTGGCGATGGTCTTCGGCAGCGTTTCCAGCGCGTGCTTTTCGTTGAAATTGAGCCGCCGCTTCGACGTGGCCGAAGCCGCGCCGGTTTTCGTTCCCTTGTCATTCTCGACCGCGGCAGCCTTCACGGCCTCGCGCTTCAGATCGGCGCCCCGCTGCGTCAGCATGTCGGTATAGCCGCC is part of the Bradyrhizobium erythrophlei genome and encodes:
- a CDS encoding D-TA family PLP-dependent enzyme; the encoded protein is MTTPLAAKIARDYGTPAAVIDMDRVERNIARIQAACDAAGVANRPHIKTHKSPLLAKLQIAAGARGITCQKLGEAEVMADAGVDDILISYNLIGEVKMARLGALQAKANMTVAADNSVVVAGLPQAAAASGRPLSVVVECDTGRKRAGVETPAEAIALAREIGASKGLLFGGFMLYPTETGWTEAQKFFDEALAGVRAHGLDAAMVSTGGTPNLKNVGKLKGATEHRPGTYIYNDRMQVAAGVASWDDCALTIYSTVVSRAGAERGILDAGSKTLTSDTGGGLDGHGLILEHPEAKIARFAEEHGFLDLARSNTRPNVGDVVRIVPNHVCVVVNMMDEVVMVRGDEIIGTLPVAARGKLR